CGGATTTGAGTGTGAAGGAAATTAGCTTTCAGCTGGGATATGAAGACCCACTATACTTTTCTAGACTGTTCAAAAAAACTATGAATATTTCTCCTCTTCAGTACCGTTCGGAATACAAGCACTAATCCGTCAAATTATTGCTTTTGTCAAGCCTACAATTTACTCAAATTCCTGCAGCATTTCTTGACAATACACCATTATCAGTTTCTCATTGAATATATCGTATTATAATCCATCCTTTCAAAAAAAATATCCATACCACAGACCAAGCTTAACTTTATTTTTGCAACAACACTTCCAATTATGAAAGCAAACAATTACACATTTTTATTATCCATCTGCTCAGTGGCTGCCTTAGGAGGGTTCCTCTTCGGGTTTGACTGGGTCGTCATCGGAGGGGCTAAACCGTTCTATGAATTATTCTTCAAGATTTCGGATAGCCCGGGTTTAAAAGGCTGGGCCATGAGCAGTGCCCTGATCGGCTGTGTGGGAGGTGCTATAATAGCCGGTGCTTTCTCAGATCGCTATGGTAGAAAAAAGCTTTTGATAGCAGCGGCAGTACTATTTATCATTTCTGCATACGGTAGCGGTATCGCTAGCGACTTTTCGATTTTCATCCTGTACAGGATCATCGGAGGGTTAGGAATAGGGATCGCTTCTACACTGTCACCCATGTATATAGCAGAAGTTACTCCAGCAAAAATACGAGGCATGTTCGTCTCTATCAACCAATTGACCATAGTAGTAGGCATATTGGCAGCTCAGGTATCTAATATGCTAATAGCCGAAAAAATTCCTGACTTAGCTACTAATCAGGAAATACTATCCAGCTGGAATGGCCAACATGGCTGGCGATGGATGTTTTGGGCAGAATTGATCCCGGCCTTCCTGTTTTTCTTCTTTATGTTTTTAGTCCCAGAAAGCCCTCGCTTTTTAATCAAAGCAGGACAAAAAAAGAAAGGCACCAAAATCCTAAGCAAAATAGGTGGTGCAGCCTATGCAGACAAAGCTCTGATCAGCATAGAAAACTCACTCTCCATTGACGACTCTAAAGTATCCAACCAACTCCTCACTGATAAAAGATTTTTGTCCATATTGATCTTAGGAGTAGTACTAGCTTCTTTCCAACAATGGTGCGGGATAAATATCATATTCAATTATGCACAGGAAATATTTCAATCCGCAGGGTACTCTATCAATGACATGTTTTTCAATATCGTACTCACTGGCAGTGTCAATTTGGCCTTCACGATAGTGGCCATGCTGTTTGTAGATAAACTAGGAAGGAAAAAGCTGATGCTCTTTGGGGCCGGTGGGCTCACGATCATATACATCATACTAGGTTGGTTCTATTACATCGACTTCAATGGCTGGCCTATGCTTGTTCTCGTAATCACAGCTATAGCTGTTTTTGCCGTATCACTGGCCCCAGTAACCTGGGTTGTACTATCAGAAATTTTCCCTAATAAAATCAGAGGCAAGGCCATGTCCATTGCCACGCTTTCACTTTGGGTATCATCTTCACTTCTGGTATTAACATTCCCTTATCTCAACGAGACACTTAACACATCGGGCACCTTCTGGGTATACAGCGGGATCTGTCTGATGGGATTTATTTTCATTCTCAAAAAACTTCCTGAAACTAAGAATAAGTCTTTGGAAGAATTAGAAGAGGTTTTAATGCAAGAAAAATGAACAAAGTACAGATCTGGCAAGAGAAAATCACGATACCTACCTATACCACAGGCAAACCTGAAAAGAACCCTGTATTCATCGAAAAAAGGGTATATCAAGGTAGCAGCGGATCGGTATACCCTTACCCTGTCATCGAAAAAATACATGACGAAAAAATAGACAAAGCGTACAACGCCGTTTACCTGGAAAATGAATTTGTCAAAATCATGATTCTTCCAGAAATAGGCGGCAGAGTACAAATGGCCTATGACAAGACGAAGCAAAGACATTTTGTCTATTACAATCAGGTAATCAAGCCCGCGCTGGTGGGACTAACCGGCCCCTGGATATCAGGTGGTATAGAATTTAACTGGCCTCAACATCACAGACCGACGACATTTGATCCGGTAGATTTTCATCTGGAAGAAAACGAAGATGGTAGCGCGACGGTTTGGTGTAGCGAGTTGGAAAGAATGTTTCGCACCAAAGGAATGGCGGGTTTCACCCTTCATCCAGACAAGTCCTATCTGGAGATCAAAGTGAAGCTATACAATAAGACTCCTTTTCCTCAGACCTTTCTCTGGTGGGCCAACCCTGCCGTGAAAGTGAATGATGACTACCAGTCGATATTTCCACCAGACGTACATGCGGTCTACGATCATGGAAAAAGGGACGTTTCCTCCTTTCCAATTGCTAAGGGTACTTATTACAAAGTAGACTATTCGCCGGGCACTGATATCTCTCGCTACAAAAACATCCCCGTACCCACCTCCTATATGGCGGTGGCTTCTAAATACAATTTTGTGGGCGGCTATGAGAATGACGTACAGGGTGGCATATTGCACGTAGCAGATCACCATGTATCGCCAGGCAAAAAGCAGTGGACCTGGGGAAATGGAGATTTTGGTCAGGCATGGGATCGAAATCTTACAGATGAAGACGGACCTTACATCGAGCTCATGTGCGGAGTATACACGGATAATCAGCCCGATTTCTCCTGGATCATGCCCAATGAACAACGAGAATTCACTCAATACTTCATGCCTTACCGTGATTTGGGCGTAGTGAAAAATGCGACTAAAGATGCTATGGTTAATCTGGAGATGGAAGAAAATACCGTTTCTGTCAAAGTTTATACCACAGGAATTTACCCTAATTGCCTGGTAGAATTAAAAAGTGGCGACACGATTTTATTCAGTAAAACCTATGACGCCTCGCCAGCCAACTCATTCTGCCAAAAACACGAGCTACCCAATGGCATTAAAGCAGAATCTCTGTGCGTAGTAGTATCCGACAATAAAGGTGCAGAAATAGTCTCCTGGCTATGGGAAGGCCCTAACAAAAGCGAAATACCAGAACCTGCCAAACCCGCCCTGCAACCCAACGAAATAGATAGAAATGAAGAATTATTCCTGACGGGGCAGCATATCGAGCAATACAGACATGCCACTTATAGCCCTGTTGATTATTATGAAGAAGCCTTGCGAAGGGATCCGGAGGATATCCGGTGCAATAATGCCATGGGACTGTGGTTTCTCAAACGTGCCAAATTCGAAGAAGCTGAAAAACACCTAAGACAGGCCGTAGATAGAATGACACAAAGGAACCCCAACCCTTATGATGGGGAGCCACTTTACAACCTGGGTCTCTGTCTGAAATACCAGGGAAAACTAAGTGAAGCCTATAATCATTTCAATAAAGCCACATGGAATGCGGGCTGGCAAAACCCAGCGTACTATTCTGTGGCTCAGATAGACTGTATGGAGCAAAATTGGTCACTGGGCCTGGCGCACATTGAAAAGTCGCTGATCAGAAATATCAACGACCAGAAAGCGCTCCATCTGAAAACAATTATCCTGCGAAAATTGGGCAAAAAGGCAGAAGCAATGCAGACAGCTCAACAATCCATTGCCGGAGACGCATTTAATTTTGGTATCCTGTACGAGCAATACTTGCTTATGCGATCGGAAAAGGCCAAAACTGAGCTCACGACACTTATCAGGGACAACATTCACAACTATATAGAATACGCATTGGACTATGCGGCTGCAGGGTGTTACCAGGAAGGAATTGATTTGTTAGAGCTGGGATTAAAAACATCTCAATCCAACTACCCTATGGCCTTGTATTACATTGGATGGTTCTATACCTTTTTAGATCAGGATGAAGAAGCGCTTCAATATTTCGATAAGGCAGCAATAGCCGATCCGGCTTACTGTTTCCCTAATCAGATCGAATCAGCAATAGCCTTGAAAAAAGCGCTGCAACTGAACCCCTCAGACGCCAGAGCCCTTTACTTTCTGGGCAACTATAGTTTCTATACCAAACAATACGAAGATGCCATTGGCTACTGGGAAAAATCGACACAACTGGATGCTAAGTTCCCAACTGCATTCAGAAATCTGGCTCTGGGTTATTTCAACAAACTGAACCAGGAAGAATCAGCACTGAAATATTTGGAAAAGGCCTTTTCACTGGACGAAACGGATGCCCGGATATTCATGGAACTAGATCAGCTGTATAAACGAATGAATAAAGATATTTCCTTCCGCCTAGAGCTGATCGAAAAGTATGCCGATCTGGTAGACTCCAGAGACGATGTTTATTTAGAAAAAATAGCTCTATACAATATAATTGGCCAGCACGAGAAAGCCTTCCAGCTCTTACAAAACCGGAAATTCCACCCATGGGAAGGTGGTGAAGGAAAAGTAACGGGACAATATGTAGCAACTTTGATCTCTCTGGCCAAAGAGGCTCTGAAAAACGCCAAATGGGATGAGGCAATCAGCTACCTCCAACAATCGATGGAGTACCCTCACAACTTAGGAGAAGGAAAGCTGCATGGTGCGCAGGAAAACGACATCTATTATTGGATGGGTATCGTCCTTCAGAAAATGGGAGACACGGGAGCTGCCGTTGAATGCTGGAAAACCGCAAGTTCAGGTAATGACGAACCTCATGCGGCGGTATTTTACAATGACCAAAATCCTGACAAAATCCTGTATCAGGGCCTGGCACTACTCGAACTTGGTGAGAAAGACAAAGCCAATCAAAAGTTTGAGAAGCTCATCAGCTACGGTGAAGCTCATTTGAACGACCATATCAAGATTGATTACTTCGCTGTTTCCTTACCCGATCTAATGATCTGGGAAGACGATTTGGACAAACGAAACCAAATCCATTGTCACTACTTGATAGGGTTAGGACATCTCGGACTCAAAAATACTTGCGAAGCGCAAGAGCAATTCCACAAGGTGCTCGAACTGGACAAATGCCATTTAGGGGCCATTACCCATCAAAAAATGGTAAAAATGGAGAAAGAGATTAATCCTTAAACTGAAACAAGTTACATATCTCATTTATATAAAGGTAGGCAAGCCGCTTGGATTGCCTACTTATTTTTTATCAACACTTAAGCAGTTCTATTCACATATCAAAACTGCAAGCCACTATGGACTAATAAATCATCACATCAGAAAAACACATAATACCGTTACAAACTATAATTCAACTCATTTTGTTCTATAACTTCTGATTCCTGTATGATTTCTAACACTTTACATCATACTAAAATCCTAGTTTTATCAATATTTCATTGAACACAAATAGTTCAACATGAGGCAAGTACGGTTAATCTGAACATATAATTATCCATATCTTCAAATTGATTGTCCATAATTCGAGTTGTTCATTTCTGTATCATTGAATTTCAATCATTTTTTAATAAAACCGTTTTATAAGATGAAACAACTAAAGACTACTATTACTATTCTTTTTACGGTGGCTATTTCGCTGATGTGTCACGTCAGCGCCTTTAGTCAGACGATCCAAAACGACGAGTTTTGGCATGACACGAACGGCAACCCCATCTATTCACAAGGGGGAGGCGTTCTGAAAGTAGGCAACACCTACTACTGGTATGGGGCGA
This is a stretch of genomic DNA from Reichenbachiella ulvae. It encodes these proteins:
- a CDS encoding sugar porter family MFS transporter; translated protein: MKANNYTFLLSICSVAALGGFLFGFDWVVIGGAKPFYELFFKISDSPGLKGWAMSSALIGCVGGAIIAGAFSDRYGRKKLLIAAAVLFIISAYGSGIASDFSIFILYRIIGGLGIGIASTLSPMYIAEVTPAKIRGMFVSINQLTIVVGILAAQVSNMLIAEKIPDLATNQEILSSWNGQHGWRWMFWAELIPAFLFFFFMFLVPESPRFLIKAGQKKKGTKILSKIGGAAYADKALISIENSLSIDDSKVSNQLLTDKRFLSILILGVVLASFQQWCGINIIFNYAQEIFQSAGYSINDMFFNIVLTGSVNLAFTIVAMLFVDKLGRKKLMLFGAGGLTIIYIILGWFYYIDFNGWPMLVLVITAIAVFAVSLAPVTWVVLSEIFPNKIRGKAMSIATLSLWVSSSLLVLTFPYLNETLNTSGTFWVYSGICLMGFIFILKKLPETKNKSLEELEEVLMQEK
- a CDS encoding DUF5107 domain-containing protein, with the translated sequence MNKVQIWQEKITIPTYTTGKPEKNPVFIEKRVYQGSSGSVYPYPVIEKIHDEKIDKAYNAVYLENEFVKIMILPEIGGRVQMAYDKTKQRHFVYYNQVIKPALVGLTGPWISGGIEFNWPQHHRPTTFDPVDFHLEENEDGSATVWCSELERMFRTKGMAGFTLHPDKSYLEIKVKLYNKTPFPQTFLWWANPAVKVNDDYQSIFPPDVHAVYDHGKRDVSSFPIAKGTYYKVDYSPGTDISRYKNIPVPTSYMAVASKYNFVGGYENDVQGGILHVADHHVSPGKKQWTWGNGDFGQAWDRNLTDEDGPYIELMCGVYTDNQPDFSWIMPNEQREFTQYFMPYRDLGVVKNATKDAMVNLEMEENTVSVKVYTTGIYPNCLVELKSGDTILFSKTYDASPANSFCQKHELPNGIKAESLCVVVSDNKGAEIVSWLWEGPNKSEIPEPAKPALQPNEIDRNEELFLTGQHIEQYRHATYSPVDYYEEALRRDPEDIRCNNAMGLWFLKRAKFEEAEKHLRQAVDRMTQRNPNPYDGEPLYNLGLCLKYQGKLSEAYNHFNKATWNAGWQNPAYYSVAQIDCMEQNWSLGLAHIEKSLIRNINDQKALHLKTIILRKLGKKAEAMQTAQQSIAGDAFNFGILYEQYLLMRSEKAKTELTTLIRDNIHNYIEYALDYAAAGCYQEGIDLLELGLKTSQSNYPMALYYIGWFYTFLDQDEEALQYFDKAAIADPAYCFPNQIESAIALKKALQLNPSDARALYFLGNYSFYTKQYEDAIGYWEKSTQLDAKFPTAFRNLALGYFNKLNQEESALKYLEKAFSLDETDARIFMELDQLYKRMNKDISFRLELIEKYADLVDSRDDVYLEKIALYNIIGQHEKAFQLLQNRKFHPWEGGEGKVTGQYVATLISLAKEALKNAKWDEAISYLQQSMEYPHNLGEGKLHGAQENDIYYWMGIVLQKMGDTGAAVECWKTASSGNDEPHAAVFYNDQNPDKILYQGLALLELGEKDKANQKFEKLISYGEAHLNDHIKIDYFAVSLPDLMIWEDDLDKRNQIHCHYLIGLGHLGLKNTCEAQEQFHKVLELDKCHLGAITHQKMVKMEKEINP